Proteins encoded together in one Ciona intestinalis chromosome 3, KH, whole genome shotgun sequence window:
- the LOC100178238 gene encoding nephrocystin-1-like isoform X3 — MSLARARASGPLGTLQKQADQLKSKIDEVTAITKKWSFKNAEEPQVITCHENCIQYKIEASTLLLQANNLQKHEEPEAVSNFEQKKMDEVKRLQNFQMRLDKIMETMEELENGDNLRATREKEIKEIKKDEAQEDNGDDNEEEDLSEEEYEDEEDTETEDLYEVLCDFQGVQDDDLSIKVGDIVDILSKRDDGWWEAENEEGKVGMVPSTFLKKYEEEEEKEVEVSAPVSEVASPEGIIQDPVIEESSEVNTPRTEFWLESNIWASEESGKQLWKGIKDQVTEPQKMDVTDVLSAMGALPAGFRPSMMYNLLIKSEDYSLRKAMLPTLSESQLGFENLHWDPATDQLRKLVTHVLRSCRLWKCKMIPLPSAGVEVLSRHVRIALFDGTNILSNIRTVRAQADETKPKMWNFPTTKTGAILPSLLDGHSIVRSNNKHSNIGILFELGITYIRTQTGERGEMSCGWVHLKLFDEQGNAIPNKAYELNLNGGTPFEQGVEVDPSIKKRAPSSRLRLLLAANKQPKLMVQIGTPSNAKRKYMELLPSNIILPSTFCEIVSYFRRVLVDALVRNRISTTDADLVDSPVIATFIEAAGSSDIMDAIRNLWSEKAKEFTRADKRDKDSLKDVFKSTVMETAYPLLHSNQLTKPKWADYQVESQRWQYINQTTQATKAPNGALNFFLSTSDNVEPFDNISELTYDISDHAQLIL; from the exons ATGTCTCTAGCAAGAGCCAGAGCGTCTGGTCCGCTTGGAACGCTACAAAAACAAGCAGACCAACTAAAATCTAAG ATAGACGAAGTAACAGCCATCACAAAGAAATGGAGTTTCAAAAATGCAGAAGAGCCCCAAGTCATAACATGCCATGAAAATTGCATTCAATACAAAATAGAAGCCTCAACTCTCTTGCTTCAAGCTAACAACCTTCAAAAA CATGAAGAACCTGAGGCTGTTtcaaattttgaacaaaagaAAATGGATGAAGTGAAAAGGTTACAGAACTTTCAG ATGCGTCTAGACAAAATAATGGAAACGATGGAAGAACTTGAAAATGGAGACAATTTGAG AGCAACACGAGAAAAAGAAATCAAAGAAATCAAGAAAGATGAAGCACAAGAAGATAATGGTGATGACAATGAAGAGGAAGATCTAAG tgAAGAGGAATATGAAGATGAAGAAGACACTGAAACGGAAGACCTTTATGAAGTTTTGTGCGACTTCCAAGGAGTACAAGATGATGATTTGAGCATTAAAGTTGGAGATATTGTTGATATTCTGTCTAAAAG GGATGATGGATGGTGGGAAGCGGAAAACGAGGAGGGCAAAGTCGGGATGGTTCCGTCAACTTTCCTCAAGAAATATGAGGAGGAAGAGGAGAAAGAAGTGGAAGTGAGCGCTCCTGTCTCCGAGGTTGCATCACCGGAGGGTATCATTCAAGATCCGGTAATTGAAGAATCATCGGAAGTTAATACTCCAAGAAC tgAATTTTGGCTTGAGTCTAACATATGGGCAAGTGAGGAAAG TGGTAAACAACTATGGAAAGGAATTAAAGACCAAGTGACTGAG ccTCAAAAGATGGATGTTACGGATGTTCTATCAGCCATGGGAGCTTTGCCTGCAGGGTTTCGTCCCTCTATGATGTACAACCTGCTTATAAAGAGTGAGGATTATTCACTACGGAAGGCAATGCTACCAACACTGTCTGAATCCCAACTTGGCTTTGAAAACTTGCACTGGGACCCTGCAACAGATCAG ttgCGTAAATTGGTGACACATGTGTTACGATCGTGTAGACTTTGGAAATGTAAGATGATACCCCTCCCCAGTGCAGGGGTGGAAGTTCTAAGTAGACATGTGAGGATTGCATTGTTTGATGGAACCAAT ATCCTGAGTAACATACGCACAGTGCGAGCGCAAGCGGATGAGACAAAACCAAAAATGTGGAATTTCCCAACAACCAAG ACTGGTGCCATCCTACCAAGTTTATTAGATGGCCACAGCATTGTGAGAAGCAACAACAAGCACTCAAACATTGGCATCTTATTTGAGCTTGGTATCACCTATATTAGAACA CAAACAGGTGAAAGAGGGGAAATGTCATGCGGGTGGGTTCATCTCAAACTATTCGATGAACAAGGAAATGCTATACCTAATAA GGCATATGAGCTTAATTTAAATGGAGGAACACCTTTTGAACAAGGAGTTGAAGTTGATCCATCTATTAAGAAAAGAG cTCCATCCAGCAGACTCCGTTTACTGCTAGCAGCGAACAAACAACCAAAACTGATGGTTCAGATTGGAACACCTTCTAATGCAAAGAGAAAGTATATGGA ACTCCTTCCTTCAAACATCATCCTACCTTCCACATTTTGTGAAATTGTTTCGTATTTTCGTCGAGTGCTGGTAGATGCATTGGTTAGAAACCGAATTTCAACAACGGATGCTGATCTTGTTGATTCACCTGTTATTGCTACATTCATTGAAGCAGCTGGTTCCTCTGATATTATGGATGCTATCAGG AATCTTTGGAGTGAAAAAGCAAAAGAATTCACAAGAGCGGATAAG AGAGACAAAGACAGTCTGAAAGACGTCTTCAAATCTACTGTAATGGAAACTGCATACCCTCTACTACATTCTAACCAACTCACTAAACCAAAGTGGGCGGACTACCAAGTAGAATCG CAAAGATGGCAGTACATCAACCAAACTACTCAAGCGACCAAAGCACCAAACGGAGCTCTTAACTTCTTCTTATCAACATCTGATAATGTTGAACCATTCGACAATATATCAGAACTTACTTATGATATAAGTGACCATGCACAGTTAATTTTGTAG
- the LOC100178238 gene encoding nephrocystin-1-like isoform X1 — MSLARARASGPLGTLQKQADQLKSKIDEVTAITKKWSFKNAEEPQVITCHENCIQYKIEASTLLLQANNLQKHEEPEAVSNFEQKKMDEVKRLQNFQMRLDKIMETMEELENGDNLRATREKEIKEIKKDEAQEDNGDDNEEEDLSEEEYEDEEDTETEDLYEVLCDFQGVQDDDLSIKVGDIVDILSKRDDGWWEAENEEGKVGMVPSTFLKKYEEEEEKEVEVSAPVSEVASPEGIIQDPVIEESSEVNTPRTEFWLESNIWASEESGKQLWKGIKDQVTEPQKMDVTDVLSAMGALPAGFRPSMMYNLLIKSEDYSLRKAMLPTLSESQLGFENLHWDPATDQLRKLVTHVLRSCRLWKCKMIPLPSAGVEVLSRHVRIALFDGTNILSNIRTVRAQADETKPKMWNFPTTKTGAILPSLLDGHSIVRSNNKHSNIGILFELGITYIRTPPKRLVRFSDGLLCEYSDSENEEQPESARDKLRQTGERGEMSCGWVHLKLFDEQGNAIPNKAYELNLNGGTPFEQGVEVDPSIKKRAPSSRLRLLLAANKQPKLMVQIGTPSNAKRKYMELLPSNIILPSTFCEIVSYFRRVLVDALVRNRISTTDADLVDSPVIATFIEAAGSSDIMDAIRNLWSEKAKEFTRADKRDKDSLKDVFKSTVMETAYPLLHSNQLTKPKWADYQVESQRWQYINQTTQATKAPNGALNFFLSTSDNVEPFDNISELTYDISDHAQLIL, encoded by the exons ATGTCTCTAGCAAGAGCCAGAGCGTCTGGTCCGCTTGGAACGCTACAAAAACAAGCAGACCAACTAAAATCTAAG ATAGACGAAGTAACAGCCATCACAAAGAAATGGAGTTTCAAAAATGCAGAAGAGCCCCAAGTCATAACATGCCATGAAAATTGCATTCAATACAAAATAGAAGCCTCAACTCTCTTGCTTCAAGCTAACAACCTTCAAAAA CATGAAGAACCTGAGGCTGTTtcaaattttgaacaaaagaAAATGGATGAAGTGAAAAGGTTACAGAACTTTCAG ATGCGTCTAGACAAAATAATGGAAACGATGGAAGAACTTGAAAATGGAGACAATTTGAG AGCAACACGAGAAAAAGAAATCAAAGAAATCAAGAAAGATGAAGCACAAGAAGATAATGGTGATGACAATGAAGAGGAAGATCTAAG tgAAGAGGAATATGAAGATGAAGAAGACACTGAAACGGAAGACCTTTATGAAGTTTTGTGCGACTTCCAAGGAGTACAAGATGATGATTTGAGCATTAAAGTTGGAGATATTGTTGATATTCTGTCTAAAAG GGATGATGGATGGTGGGAAGCGGAAAACGAGGAGGGCAAAGTCGGGATGGTTCCGTCAACTTTCCTCAAGAAATATGAGGAGGAAGAGGAGAAAGAAGTGGAAGTGAGCGCTCCTGTCTCCGAGGTTGCATCACCGGAGGGTATCATTCAAGATCCGGTAATTGAAGAATCATCGGAAGTTAATACTCCAAGAAC tgAATTTTGGCTTGAGTCTAACATATGGGCAAGTGAGGAAAG TGGTAAACAACTATGGAAAGGAATTAAAGACCAAGTGACTGAG ccTCAAAAGATGGATGTTACGGATGTTCTATCAGCCATGGGAGCTTTGCCTGCAGGGTTTCGTCCCTCTATGATGTACAACCTGCTTATAAAGAGTGAGGATTATTCACTACGGAAGGCAATGCTACCAACACTGTCTGAATCCCAACTTGGCTTTGAAAACTTGCACTGGGACCCTGCAACAGATCAG ttgCGTAAATTGGTGACACATGTGTTACGATCGTGTAGACTTTGGAAATGTAAGATGATACCCCTCCCCAGTGCAGGGGTGGAAGTTCTAAGTAGACATGTGAGGATTGCATTGTTTGATGGAACCAAT ATCCTGAGTAACATACGCACAGTGCGAGCGCAAGCGGATGAGACAAAACCAAAAATGTGGAATTTCCCAACAACCAAG ACTGGTGCCATCCTACCAAGTTTATTAGATGGCCACAGCATTGTGAGAAGCAACAACAAGCACTCAAACATTGGCATCTTATTTGAGCTTGGTATCACCTATATTAGAACA CCGCCAAAGCGTTTGGTTCGTTTTAGCGACGGTCTGTTGTGCGAATACAGTGATTCAGAAAACGAGGAACAACCAGAAAGTGCACGGGACAAACTGAGG CAAACAGGTGAAAGAGGGGAAATGTCATGCGGGTGGGTTCATCTCAAACTATTCGATGAACAAGGAAATGCTATACCTAATAA GGCATATGAGCTTAATTTAAATGGAGGAACACCTTTTGAACAAGGAGTTGAAGTTGATCCATCTATTAAGAAAAGAG cTCCATCCAGCAGACTCCGTTTACTGCTAGCAGCGAACAAACAACCAAAACTGATGGTTCAGATTGGAACACCTTCTAATGCAAAGAGAAAGTATATGGA ACTCCTTCCTTCAAACATCATCCTACCTTCCACATTTTGTGAAATTGTTTCGTATTTTCGTCGAGTGCTGGTAGATGCATTGGTTAGAAACCGAATTTCAACAACGGATGCTGATCTTGTTGATTCACCTGTTATTGCTACATTCATTGAAGCAGCTGGTTCCTCTGATATTATGGATGCTATCAGG AATCTTTGGAGTGAAAAAGCAAAAGAATTCACAAGAGCGGATAAG AGAGACAAAGACAGTCTGAAAGACGTCTTCAAATCTACTGTAATGGAAACTGCATACCCTCTACTACATTCTAACCAACTCACTAAACCAAAGTGGGCGGACTACCAAGTAGAATCG CAAAGATGGCAGTACATCAACCAAACTACTCAAGCGACCAAAGCACCAAACGGAGCTCTTAACTTCTTCTTATCAACATCTGATAATGTTGAACCATTCGACAATATATCAGAACTTACTTATGATATAAGTGACCATGCACAGTTAATTTTGTAG
- the LOC100175886 gene encoding uromodulin-like, protein MLGLLLFVLSVVVPVSNTQSTACAGTTLPTGELTPANLFTFTDMRVACSASGITVRLKNCPLEALGHNATKTLAVANSDIPTVVASSIAENCKPVLGASTVYAGLDAIFTINISDCNPITTINTTHQIYNYAVRNYLNPDVESFGRAFDINFEFSCIYVLNIRVSLGLGAGAQISTSRSLSLSSITAELDVAMGLFSDAGFSNPVSTNLPLTVPTSIYVGATLTDAGATYLVLQATVCWATPSTDPYDSSQYPILDSGCPYVDPANPNAIELYENYYSSQAKFSFKSFLWSGLPAMSQVIYVHCRIAVCDTVLSNTCKTKNCFGTAEISGRKRRRSGTGISPHVISLGPISIDGSRTACARANGGCKHLCSVDIFGTRTCSCRAGYYLGIDGMSCELLADEDWELMKMGEENITPDDALPAEIAVLFIAIVLLLASLVSFYVLPKRWQRQRRARTRD, encoded by the exons ATGCTGGGTctgttattgtttgttttgtcggTTGTCGTTCCAGTCTCCAACACACAAAGTACAG CATGTGCTGGCACAACGTTACCTACTGGAGAATTGACGCCTGCcaatttgtttacttttactgATATGCGAGTCGCATGCTCTGCGAGTGGAATAACAGTTCG ACTCAAGAACTGTCCGCTTGAGGCTCTCGGTCATAATGCAACGAAAACTTTGGCGGTTGCCAACTCGGACATACCAACTGTCGTTGCAAGCAGTATTGCTGAAAACTGTAAACCTGTGTTAGGTGCAAGTACCGTCTACGCTGGACTGGACGCGATTTTTACAATCAATATATCGGACTGCAACCCCATTACCACG ATAAACACGACACACCAAATCTACAACTACGCAGTACGGAACTATCTGAACCCAGACGTCGAGAGTTTCGGTCGTGCATTTGACATAAACTTTGAATTCAGTTGCATATATGTACTTAATATTCGAGTATCGTTGGGTCTTGGAGCTGGTGCACAAATATCAAC TTCCCGTTCACTGTCCCTGTCATCAATCACCGCTGAGTTAGATGTGGCGATGGGTCTTTTCTCCGATGCTggtttctccaacccagtgtctACCAATCTACCACTCACTGTACCAACTTCTATATACGTTGGTGCCACACTGACCGACGCCGGTGCAACTTATTTGGTTCTGCAG GCAACAGTATGCTGGGCGACTCCATCTACAGATCCATACGATTCGTCACAATACCCTATACTTGACTCTGG GTGTCCATACGTTGACCCAGCGAACCCAAATGCCATTGAATTGTACGAAAACTATTATTCGTCCCAAGCTAAGTTCTCGTTTAAATCTTTCCTGTGGTCAGGTCTCCCTGCTATGAGCCAAGTTATTTACGTTCACTGTCGTATCGCTGTATGCGACACTGTTCTTAGCAACACATGCAAAACTAAG aaCTGCTTTGGAACAGCTGAAATATCGGGTAGAAAAAGGCGAAGATCGGGTACGGGTATTTCCCCACACGTCATATCACTTGGTCCAATATCAATCGACGGTTCAAGAACGGCTTGTGCTCGC GCGAATGGAGGATGTAAACATCTTTGTAGCGTTGATATATTCGGGACAAGAACATGCTCGTGTCGGGCAGGATATTACCTTGGTATTGATGGGATGTCGTGTGAAC TTCTGGCTGATGAGGACTGGGAGTTAATGAAAATGGGCGAAGAAAATATAACACCCGACGACGCTTTGCCAGCAGAAATAGCAGTTCTGTTCATTGCGATTGTTCTTTTGCTTGCTTCCCTTGTCAGTTTTTACGTATTACCGAAACGATGGCAACGACAACGACGGGCAAGAACAAGGGACTAg
- the LOC100178238 gene encoding nephrocystin-1-like isoform X2: MSLARARASGPLGTLQKQADQLKSKIDEVTAITKKWSFKNAEEPQVITCHENCIQYKIEASTLLLQANNLQKHEEPEAVSNFEQKKMDEVKRLQNFQMRLDKIMETMEELENGDNLRATREKEIKEIKKDEAQEDNGDDNEEEDLSEEEYEDEEDTETEDLYEVLCDFQGVQDDDLSIKVGDIVDILSKRDDGWWEAENEEGKVGMVPSTFLKKYEEEEEKEVEVSAPVSEVASPEGIIQDPVIEESSEVNTPRTGKQLWKGIKDQVTEPQKMDVTDVLSAMGALPAGFRPSMMYNLLIKSEDYSLRKAMLPTLSESQLGFENLHWDPATDQLRKLVTHVLRSCRLWKCKMIPLPSAGVEVLSRHVRIALFDGTNILSNIRTVRAQADETKPKMWNFPTTKTGAILPSLLDGHSIVRSNNKHSNIGILFELGITYIRTPPKRLVRFSDGLLCEYSDSENEEQPESARDKLRQTGERGEMSCGWVHLKLFDEQGNAIPNKAYELNLNGGTPFEQGVEVDPSIKKRAPSSRLRLLLAANKQPKLMVQIGTPSNAKRKYMELLPSNIILPSTFCEIVSYFRRVLVDALVRNRISTTDADLVDSPVIATFIEAAGSSDIMDAIRNLWSEKAKEFTRADKRDKDSLKDVFKSTVMETAYPLLHSNQLTKPKWADYQVESQRWQYINQTTQATKAPNGALNFFLSTSDNVEPFDNISELTYDISDHAQLIL, encoded by the exons ATGTCTCTAGCAAGAGCCAGAGCGTCTGGTCCGCTTGGAACGCTACAAAAACAAGCAGACCAACTAAAATCTAAG ATAGACGAAGTAACAGCCATCACAAAGAAATGGAGTTTCAAAAATGCAGAAGAGCCCCAAGTCATAACATGCCATGAAAATTGCATTCAATACAAAATAGAAGCCTCAACTCTCTTGCTTCAAGCTAACAACCTTCAAAAA CATGAAGAACCTGAGGCTGTTtcaaattttgaacaaaagaAAATGGATGAAGTGAAAAGGTTACAGAACTTTCAG ATGCGTCTAGACAAAATAATGGAAACGATGGAAGAACTTGAAAATGGAGACAATTTGAG AGCAACACGAGAAAAAGAAATCAAAGAAATCAAGAAAGATGAAGCACAAGAAGATAATGGTGATGACAATGAAGAGGAAGATCTAAG tgAAGAGGAATATGAAGATGAAGAAGACACTGAAACGGAAGACCTTTATGAAGTTTTGTGCGACTTCCAAGGAGTACAAGATGATGATTTGAGCATTAAAGTTGGAGATATTGTTGATATTCTGTCTAAAAG GGATGATGGATGGTGGGAAGCGGAAAACGAGGAGGGCAAAGTCGGGATGGTTCCGTCAACTTTCCTCAAGAAATATGAGGAGGAAGAGGAGAAAGAAGTGGAAGTGAGCGCTCCTGTCTCCGAGGTTGCATCACCGGAGGGTATCATTCAAGATCCGGTAATTGAAGAATCATCGGAAGTTAATACTCCAAGAAC TGGTAAACAACTATGGAAAGGAATTAAAGACCAAGTGACTGAG ccTCAAAAGATGGATGTTACGGATGTTCTATCAGCCATGGGAGCTTTGCCTGCAGGGTTTCGTCCCTCTATGATGTACAACCTGCTTATAAAGAGTGAGGATTATTCACTACGGAAGGCAATGCTACCAACACTGTCTGAATCCCAACTTGGCTTTGAAAACTTGCACTGGGACCCTGCAACAGATCAG ttgCGTAAATTGGTGACACATGTGTTACGATCGTGTAGACTTTGGAAATGTAAGATGATACCCCTCCCCAGTGCAGGGGTGGAAGTTCTAAGTAGACATGTGAGGATTGCATTGTTTGATGGAACCAAT ATCCTGAGTAACATACGCACAGTGCGAGCGCAAGCGGATGAGACAAAACCAAAAATGTGGAATTTCCCAACAACCAAG ACTGGTGCCATCCTACCAAGTTTATTAGATGGCCACAGCATTGTGAGAAGCAACAACAAGCACTCAAACATTGGCATCTTATTTGAGCTTGGTATCACCTATATTAGAACA CCGCCAAAGCGTTTGGTTCGTTTTAGCGACGGTCTGTTGTGCGAATACAGTGATTCAGAAAACGAGGAACAACCAGAAAGTGCACGGGACAAACTGAGG CAAACAGGTGAAAGAGGGGAAATGTCATGCGGGTGGGTTCATCTCAAACTATTCGATGAACAAGGAAATGCTATACCTAATAA GGCATATGAGCTTAATTTAAATGGAGGAACACCTTTTGAACAAGGAGTTGAAGTTGATCCATCTATTAAGAAAAGAG cTCCATCCAGCAGACTCCGTTTACTGCTAGCAGCGAACAAACAACCAAAACTGATGGTTCAGATTGGAACACCTTCTAATGCAAAGAGAAAGTATATGGA ACTCCTTCCTTCAAACATCATCCTACCTTCCACATTTTGTGAAATTGTTTCGTATTTTCGTCGAGTGCTGGTAGATGCATTGGTTAGAAACCGAATTTCAACAACGGATGCTGATCTTGTTGATTCACCTGTTATTGCTACATTCATTGAAGCAGCTGGTTCCTCTGATATTATGGATGCTATCAGG AATCTTTGGAGTGAAAAAGCAAAAGAATTCACAAGAGCGGATAAG AGAGACAAAGACAGTCTGAAAGACGTCTTCAAATCTACTGTAATGGAAACTGCATACCCTCTACTACATTCTAACCAACTCACTAAACCAAAGTGGGCGGACTACCAAGTAGAATCG CAAAGATGGCAGTACATCAACCAAACTACTCAAGCGACCAAAGCACCAAACGGAGCTCTTAACTTCTTCTTATCAACATCTGATAATGTTGAACCATTCGACAATATATCAGAACTTACTTATGATATAAGTGACCATGCACAGTTAATTTTGTAG
- the LOC100186125 gene encoding glutaredoxin-3, whose protein sequence is MGRLIHIKNEAVFSTRLEEAKKSLVVVHFWAPWAEQCKQMNDVMEELAKKNTNVVFLTIEAEELPEVSVKYEIEAVPTFIFIKNKQKIGKLNGAHAPELTKLVAQHIDTIAPPTPTTTDPKTALNNKLKSLINSAPCIMFMKGNPKEPKCGFSRTMVSILNEHKCKYSTFDILQDQEVRQGLKEFSNWPTYPQLYVNGELIGGLDIVKEMVQEGELTSALPTQDETQTLEQQIKKIITQSHVVLFMKGEPGAPKCGFSRQIVQILSEAGVTYTHFDILTNEDIRQGLKKYSDWPTYPQLYAGAELIGGLDIVKEMAQAGELAEALTEGSA, encoded by the exons ATGGGAAGACTTATTCATATAAAGAATGAAGCG GTGTTCAGTACTCGACTTGAAGAGGCAAAAAAGTCGCTCGTTGTTGTTCATTTCTGGGCCCCATGGGCTGAGCAATGTAAACAAATGAACGATGTAATGGAAGAACTTGCaaagaaaaacacaaat GTTGTTTTCTTAACAATAGAAGCTGAAGAACTGCCTGAAGTTTCAGTCAAATATGAGATTGAAGCTGTGCCgacgtttatttttattaaaaacaaacaaaaaattggaaaattgaATGGAGCTCATGCCCCGGAACTCACTAAATTG GTTGCACAACACATCGATACGATTGCCCCTCCTACTCCAACCACAACTGACCCCAAAACTGCCCTTAATAATAAACTGAAGTCACTCATCAATTCAGCTCCTTGTATAATGTTTATGAAG GGAAACCCAAAGGAACCAAAGTGTGGATTTAGCAGAACTATGGTTTCGATACTTAATGAACATAAATGCAAATATTCCACTTTTGATATCCTACAAGACCAAGAGGTCCGACAAGGACTGAAGGAGTTTTCAAACTGGCCAACTTATCCTCAGTTATATGTAAACG GCGAACTAATTGGTGGATTGGATATTGTGAAAGAAATGGTGCAGGAAGGGGAACTAACAAGTGCGTTGCCAACTCAGGACGAAACACAAACTTTAGAACAACAAATAAAG AAAATTATCACTCAAAGCCATGTAGTCCTGTTCATGAAGGGTGAACCAGGCGCTCCAAAATGTGGATTCAGTCGTCAAATTGTTCAGATCCTTAGTGAGGCCGGAGTCACTTACAcacattttgatattttaaccaATGAAGATATAAGGCAGGGATTGAAGAAATATTCGGATTGGCCTACATACCCACAACTGTATGCAGGGGCGGAGTTAATAGGGGGATTGGATATTGTTAAAGAAATGGCTCAAGCTGGAGAACTGGCTGAAGCTCTCACTGAAGGGTCAGCATAG